The Microbacterium schleiferi genome contains the following window.
GCGTCGGCACGGCGCTGGCCACCGGCTCCGGCTCCCCGACGGCCGGACTCGTCTACAAGCTCGTTGCTCGTGAGGATGCCGACGGTGCCTGGATTCCGGTGGCGAAGACGTCGACGGCCAAGGGGTCGCAGGGTGGGCGCAAGACCGCCTTCCGGGCCATCGAGGACGGTCTCGCCCGCGAGGAGATCATCGTGGTTGCCGAGGGGTTCGAGGAGCGCCATGCGTCGGCGCCACATCCGAACGCCCGCGCGCTCCAGGTTCCGCTCGTGGTCGATGGCGACATCGACTCCGCCGCCGAGGGGCCGGGGGAGTCATCGCTGCGCGGGAGCACCACGCTCGAGCACGCGCCGAACTGCCCATCACGGCACGCGCTCTGAGCCGCTCAGATCCCGCTCTCGGGACGACCTATCACGCAGGCTGAGCGCAGTCTGCGTGCGGGTTCAGTTCTTCATCCGCTCGTAGATCTCTTTGCAGGTCGGGCACACCGGGAACTTCTCGGGGTCGCGACCCGGCGTCCACTTCTTGCCGCACAGCGCCTTCACGGGCTTGCCGGTGATTGCCGATTCGAGGATCTTGTCTTTCTTGACGTAGTGCGAGAACCGCTCGTGGTCCCCCGGCTCGACGGTCTCTTCGCGAAGCAGTTCCTCAAGCTCGCGGTCGAGGGTCGCAAGTCCGCCCTGGTCAGGGCTGTCCAGCGGAGTGCTCATGGTCAGTCAGTGTAGTCCCGGCATCTGGCCTCGGCTCGGGCCGCC
Protein-coding sequences here:
- a CDS encoding DUF3039 domain-containing protein, producing the protein MSTPLDSPDQGGLATLDRELEELLREETVEPGDHERFSHYVKKDKILESAITGKPVKALCGKKWTPGRDPEKFPVCPTCKEIYERMKN